A genomic window from Gossypium hirsutum isolate 1008001.06 chromosome D12, Gossypium_hirsutum_v2.1, whole genome shotgun sequence includes:
- the LOC107945671 gene encoding probable vacuolar amino acid transporter YPQ1 isoform X4, which produces MSQSQAYCVKENKPCNVWVERYFKDCLCNLKDDLSFGFGLTSLVCWGVADIPQIITNFKTKSSHGVSLLFLLTWVVGDVFNLVGCLLEPATLPTQFYTALLYTASTVVLVLESIYYDYIYRWWKCRRIKADNMVEDEKKPLKAGKPGSGIPIPRASQKPNPRREYYYMSARSLAGSGTPPIRTYMRAAKSGPSAMELDSGSSSEDESAHVSSKKSATQPRPIPRSVANYGTFLAASINLPLGSKAWMEARSGFTSRRLLHEHSMSHSTFGQWLGWLMAAIYMGGRIPQIWLNIKRGSVEGLNPLMFIFALIANATYVASILVRTSEWENIKPNMPWLLDAAICVALDLVIILQYMYYSFFRDTVNSDAEDYGDHMDASKRI; this is translated from the exons atGTCTCAGTCTCAAGCTTACTGTGTTAAGGAAAACAAGCCCTGCAATGTGTGGGTTGAGAGATATTTCAAAGACTGTCTTTGCAATCTAAAGGATGATTTGTCTTTTGGTTTTGGGTTAACTAGTCTTGTCTGCTGGGGAGTTGCAGATATCCCTCAAATCATCACCAACTTCAAAACCAAGTCCAGCCATGGAGtttcccttctttttctcctCACTTGGGTTGTTGG TGATGTGTTCAACCTTGTTGGATGCCTTCTGGAACCTGCAACG TTGCCAACTCAGTTCTACACTGCTCTG CTCTATACAGCTAGTACTGTGGTTCTAGTACTTGAAAGTATATACTATGATTATATCTATAGGTGGTGGAAATGTAGACGGATCAAAGCTGACAACATG GTTGAAGATGAGAAAAAACCATTGAAGGCTGGGAAACCTGGCTCAGGCATTCCCATTCCTAGGGCCTCACAAAAACCCAATCCTCGCAGGGAGTATTACTACAT GTCGGCTAGATCTTTGGCTGGCAGTGGCACTCCACCTATCCGAACATATATGAGAGCAGCTAAAAGTGGCCCTTCAGCTATGGAACTCGACAGTGGTTCCTCCTCAGAAGATGAATCAGCTCATGTTTCATCCAAAAAGTCCGCCACTCAACCTAGGCCAATCCCAAGATCC GTTGCAAATTATGGTACATTTCTAGCTGCCTCAATCAACTTGCCTTTAGGAAGTAAGGCATGGATGGAAGCAAGATCTGGCTTTACCAGTCGAAGACTATTACAT GAACACAGTATGAGCCACAGCACCTTTGGGCAGTGGCTGGGATGGCTAATGGCCGCCATATACATGGGCGGCCGAATCCCTCAGATATGGTTAAAT ATCAAAAGAGGCAGTGTTGAG GGCTTGAATCCTCTCATGTTCATCTTTGCACTGATAGCTAATGCTACATATGTGGCAAG TATTCTAGTGAGAACCAGTGAATGGGAAAACATTAAGCCTAACATGCCATGGCTGCTGGATGCTGCAATTTGCGTGGCACTCGACTTAGTT ATCATATTACAGTATATGTATTACTCCTTTTTCAGAGACACAGTTAACAGTGATGCAGAAGATTATGGAGATCACATGGATGCAAGTAAAAGAATCTAA
- the LOC107945671 gene encoding uncharacterized protein isoform X1: MSQSQAYCVKENKPCNVWVERYFKDCLCNLKDDLSFGFGLTSLVCWGVADIPQIITNFKTKSSHGVSLLFLLTWVVGDVFNLVGCLLEPATLPTQFYTALLYTASTVVLVLESIYYDYIYRWWKCRRIKADNMVEDEKKPLKAGKPGSGIPIPRASQKPNPRREYYYMSARSLAGSGTPPIRTYMRAAKSGPSAMELDSGSSSEDESAHVSSKKSATQPRPIPRSVANYGTFLAASINLPLGSKAWMEARSGFTSRRLLHSLLQEHSMSHSTFGQWLGWLMAAIYMGGRIPQIWLNIKRGSVEGLNPLMFIFALIANATYVASILVRTSEWENIKPNMPWLLDAAICVALDLVVSLLIFLQQFLLTQTLNLNIVYNRSYYSICITPFSETQLTVMQKIMEITWMQVKESK; the protein is encoded by the exons atGTCTCAGTCTCAAGCTTACTGTGTTAAGGAAAACAAGCCCTGCAATGTGTGGGTTGAGAGATATTTCAAAGACTGTCTTTGCAATCTAAAGGATGATTTGTCTTTTGGTTTTGGGTTAACTAGTCTTGTCTGCTGGGGAGTTGCAGATATCCCTCAAATCATCACCAACTTCAAAACCAAGTCCAGCCATGGAGtttcccttctttttctcctCACTTGGGTTGTTGG TGATGTGTTCAACCTTGTTGGATGCCTTCTGGAACCTGCAACG TTGCCAACTCAGTTCTACACTGCTCTG CTCTATACAGCTAGTACTGTGGTTCTAGTACTTGAAAGTATATACTATGATTATATCTATAGGTGGTGGAAATGTAGACGGATCAAAGCTGACAACATG GTTGAAGATGAGAAAAAACCATTGAAGGCTGGGAAACCTGGCTCAGGCATTCCCATTCCTAGGGCCTCACAAAAACCCAATCCTCGCAGGGAGTATTACTACAT GTCGGCTAGATCTTTGGCTGGCAGTGGCACTCCACCTATCCGAACATATATGAGAGCAGCTAAAAGTGGCCCTTCAGCTATGGAACTCGACAGTGGTTCCTCCTCAGAAGATGAATCAGCTCATGTTTCATCCAAAAAGTCCGCCACTCAACCTAGGCCAATCCCAAGATCC GTTGCAAATTATGGTACATTTCTAGCTGCCTCAATCAACTTGCCTTTAGGAAGTAAGGCATGGATGGAAGCAAGATCTGGCTTTACCAGTCGAAGACTATTACAT TCTCTGTTGCAGGAACACAGTATGAGCCACAGCACCTTTGGGCAGTGGCTGGGATGGCTAATGGCCGCCATATACATGGGCGGCCGAATCCCTCAGATATGGTTAAAT ATCAAAAGAGGCAGTGTTGAG GGCTTGAATCCTCTCATGTTCATCTTTGCACTGATAGCTAATGCTACATATGTGGCAAG TATTCTAGTGAGAACCAGTGAATGGGAAAACATTAAGCCTAACATGCCATGGCTGCTGGATGCTGCAATTTGCGTGGCACTCGACTTAGTTGTATCCTTGTTGATTTTCTTACAACAATTTCTGCTTACACAAACATTAAACCTTAACATTGTTTATAACAGATCATATTACAGTATATGTATTACTCCTTTTTCAGAGACACAGTTAACAGTGATGCAGAAGATTATGGAGATCACATGGATGCAAGTAAAAGAATCTAAATGA
- the LOC107945671 gene encoding probable vacuolar amino acid transporter YPQ1 isoform X2, whose amino-acid sequence MSQSQAYCVKENKPCNVWVERYFKDCLCNLKDDLSFGFGLTSLVCWGVADIPQIITNFKTKSSHGVSLLFLLTWVVGDVFNLVGCLLEPATLPTQFYTALLYTASTVVLVLESIYYDYIYRWWKCRRIKADNMVEDEKKPLKAGKPGSGIPIPRASQKPNPRREYYYMSARSLAGSGTPPIRTYMRAAKSGPSAMELDSGSSSEDESAHVSSKKSATQPRPIPRSVANYGTFLAASINLPLGSKAWMEARSGFTSRRLLHEHSMSHSTFGQWLGWLMAAIYMGGRIPQIWLNIKRGSVEGLNPLMFIFALIANATYVASILVRTSEWENIKPNMPWLLDAAICVALDLVVSLLIFLQQFLLTQTLNLNIVYNRSYYSICITPFSETQLTVMQKIMEITWMQVKESK is encoded by the exons atGTCTCAGTCTCAAGCTTACTGTGTTAAGGAAAACAAGCCCTGCAATGTGTGGGTTGAGAGATATTTCAAAGACTGTCTTTGCAATCTAAAGGATGATTTGTCTTTTGGTTTTGGGTTAACTAGTCTTGTCTGCTGGGGAGTTGCAGATATCCCTCAAATCATCACCAACTTCAAAACCAAGTCCAGCCATGGAGtttcccttctttttctcctCACTTGGGTTGTTGG TGATGTGTTCAACCTTGTTGGATGCCTTCTGGAACCTGCAACG TTGCCAACTCAGTTCTACACTGCTCTG CTCTATACAGCTAGTACTGTGGTTCTAGTACTTGAAAGTATATACTATGATTATATCTATAGGTGGTGGAAATGTAGACGGATCAAAGCTGACAACATG GTTGAAGATGAGAAAAAACCATTGAAGGCTGGGAAACCTGGCTCAGGCATTCCCATTCCTAGGGCCTCACAAAAACCCAATCCTCGCAGGGAGTATTACTACAT GTCGGCTAGATCTTTGGCTGGCAGTGGCACTCCACCTATCCGAACATATATGAGAGCAGCTAAAAGTGGCCCTTCAGCTATGGAACTCGACAGTGGTTCCTCCTCAGAAGATGAATCAGCTCATGTTTCATCCAAAAAGTCCGCCACTCAACCTAGGCCAATCCCAAGATCC GTTGCAAATTATGGTACATTTCTAGCTGCCTCAATCAACTTGCCTTTAGGAAGTAAGGCATGGATGGAAGCAAGATCTGGCTTTACCAGTCGAAGACTATTACAT GAACACAGTATGAGCCACAGCACCTTTGGGCAGTGGCTGGGATGGCTAATGGCCGCCATATACATGGGCGGCCGAATCCCTCAGATATGGTTAAAT ATCAAAAGAGGCAGTGTTGAG GGCTTGAATCCTCTCATGTTCATCTTTGCACTGATAGCTAATGCTACATATGTGGCAAG TATTCTAGTGAGAACCAGTGAATGGGAAAACATTAAGCCTAACATGCCATGGCTGCTGGATGCTGCAATTTGCGTGGCACTCGACTTAGTTGTATCCTTGTTGATTTTCTTACAACAATTTCTGCTTACACAAACATTAAACCTTAACATTGTTTATAACAGATCATATTACAGTATATGTATTACTCCTTTTTCAGAGACACAGTTAACAGTGATGCAGAAGATTATGGAGATCACATGGATGCAAGTAAAAGAATCTAAATGA
- the LOC107945671 gene encoding uncharacterized protein isoform X3, protein MSQSQAYCVKENKPCNVWVERYFKDCLCNLKDDLSFGFGLTSLVCWGVADIPQIITNFKTKSSHGVSLLFLLTWVVGDVFNLVGCLLEPATLPTQFYTALLYTASTVVLVLESIYYDYIYRWWKCRRIKADNMVEDEKKPLKAGKPGSGIPIPRASQKPNPRREYYYMSARSLAGSGTPPIRTYMRAAKSGPSAMELDSGSSSEDESAHVSSKKSATQPRPIPRSVANYGTFLAASINLPLGSKAWMEARSGFTSRRLLHSLLQEHSMSHSTFGQWLGWLMAAIYMGGRIPQIWLNIKRGSVEGLNPLMFIFALIANATYVASILVRTSEWENIKPNMPWLLDAAICVALDLVIILQYMYYSFFRDTVNSDAEDYGDHMDASKRI, encoded by the exons atGTCTCAGTCTCAAGCTTACTGTGTTAAGGAAAACAAGCCCTGCAATGTGTGGGTTGAGAGATATTTCAAAGACTGTCTTTGCAATCTAAAGGATGATTTGTCTTTTGGTTTTGGGTTAACTAGTCTTGTCTGCTGGGGAGTTGCAGATATCCCTCAAATCATCACCAACTTCAAAACCAAGTCCAGCCATGGAGtttcccttctttttctcctCACTTGGGTTGTTGG TGATGTGTTCAACCTTGTTGGATGCCTTCTGGAACCTGCAACG TTGCCAACTCAGTTCTACACTGCTCTG CTCTATACAGCTAGTACTGTGGTTCTAGTACTTGAAAGTATATACTATGATTATATCTATAGGTGGTGGAAATGTAGACGGATCAAAGCTGACAACATG GTTGAAGATGAGAAAAAACCATTGAAGGCTGGGAAACCTGGCTCAGGCATTCCCATTCCTAGGGCCTCACAAAAACCCAATCCTCGCAGGGAGTATTACTACAT GTCGGCTAGATCTTTGGCTGGCAGTGGCACTCCACCTATCCGAACATATATGAGAGCAGCTAAAAGTGGCCCTTCAGCTATGGAACTCGACAGTGGTTCCTCCTCAGAAGATGAATCAGCTCATGTTTCATCCAAAAAGTCCGCCACTCAACCTAGGCCAATCCCAAGATCC GTTGCAAATTATGGTACATTTCTAGCTGCCTCAATCAACTTGCCTTTAGGAAGTAAGGCATGGATGGAAGCAAGATCTGGCTTTACCAGTCGAAGACTATTACAT TCTCTGTTGCAGGAACACAGTATGAGCCACAGCACCTTTGGGCAGTGGCTGGGATGGCTAATGGCCGCCATATACATGGGCGGCCGAATCCCTCAGATATGGTTAAAT ATCAAAAGAGGCAGTGTTGAG GGCTTGAATCCTCTCATGTTCATCTTTGCACTGATAGCTAATGCTACATATGTGGCAAG TATTCTAGTGAGAACCAGTGAATGGGAAAACATTAAGCCTAACATGCCATGGCTGCTGGATGCTGCAATTTGCGTGGCACTCGACTTAGTT ATCATATTACAGTATATGTATTACTCCTTTTTCAGAGACACAGTTAACAGTGATGCAGAAGATTATGGAGATCACATGGATGCAAGTAAAAGAATCTAA
- the LOC107945673 gene encoding probable galacturonosyltransferase-like 1 — MPKLALIPPHDHHRHHRQLLLIFLLISATTAAPASATTNYQVFKEAPQFYNSPTCPSIHTNGMCCDQAVHVAMTLDTAYLRGLMAAILSILQHSSCPQNILFHFIASATANHQHFRYTISRAFPALVFQIYPYDSKALSGLISTSIRSALDCPLNYARNYLPNLLPRCLRRVVYLDSDLVLVDDMAKLAATPLGDSSVLAAPEYCNANFTSYFTPTFWSNPTLSLTFSGRKACYFNTGVMVIDLQRWRAGDYTTEIVEWMELQKRMRIYELGSLPPFLLVFAGNIAPVDHRWNQHGLGGDNYRGLCRDLHPGPTSLLHWSGKGKPWARLDANRPCPLDAFWAPYDLLQTSSALES; from the coding sequence ATGCCAAAACTTGCACTAATACCACCACATGATCACCACCGACACCACCGGCAGCTCCTCCTCATCTTCCTCCTTATCTCTGCCACCACTGCTGCCCCTGCCTCCGCTACCACAAATTATCAAGTATTCAAGGAAGCTCCACAATTTTACAACTCTCCAACCTGCCCTTCCATTCACACCAATGGAATGTGCTGTGATCAAGCTGTTCATGTAGCAATGACCCTAGATACAGCCTACTTACGTGGCTTAATGGCCGCCATTTTATCCATCCTCCAACATTCTTCTTGCCCTCAAAACATCCTCTTCCACTTCATTGCCTCCGCCACTGCCAACCACCAACACTTCCGCTACACAATCTCCCGCGCTTTCCCTGCCCTCGTCTTCCAAATCTACCCATACGACTCCAAAGCACTGTCAGGCCTCATTTCCACTTCCATCCGCTCAGCACTCGACTGCCCTCTCAACTACGCTCGCAACTACCTCCCCAACCTCCTCCCTCGTTGCCTCCGCCGAGTCGTTTACTTAGACTCTGACCTCGTCCTCGTCGACGACATGGCTAAACTCGCCGCAACACCACTGGGAGATAGCTCGGTTTTAGCAGCACCCGAGTATTGCAACGCCAACTTCACCTCCTACTTCACCCCAACTTTCTGGTCAAACCCTACTTTATCTTTAACATTTTCGGGCCGCAAAGCTTGTTATTTCAACACTGGGGTGATGGTGATAGATTTACAAAGATGGCGTGCAGGAGATTACACTACAGAGATTGTAGAATGGATGGAGCTTCAAAAGAGAATGAGGATATACGAGTTAGGGTCTTTGCCACCCTTCTTGCTTGTGTTTGCAGGCAACATAGCGCCTGTTGATCATAGATGGAACCAACATGGGCTTGGAGGGGACAATTACAGAGGATTGTGTAGAGACTTACATCCTGGTCCGACTAGTTTGTTGCATTGGAGTGGGAAAGGGAAGCCATGGGCGAGACTAGATGCTAACAGACCTTGTCCCTTGGATGCTTTTTGGGCTCCTTACGATTTGCTGCAAACATCCTCTGCTTTGGAGTCTTAA
- the LOC107945671 gene encoding uncharacterized protein isoform X6, protein MEFPFFFSSLGDVFNLVGCLLEPATLPTQFYTALLYTASTVVLVLESIYYDYIYRWWKCRRIKADNMVEDEKKPLKAGKPGSGIPIPRASQKPNPRREYYYMSARSLAGSGTPPIRTYMRAAKSGPSAMELDSGSSSEDESAHVSSKKSATQPRPIPRSVANYGTFLAASINLPLGSKAWMEARSGFTSRRLLHEHSMSHSTFGQWLGWLMAAIYMGGRIPQIWLNIKRGSVEGLNPLMFIFALIANATYVASILVRTSEWENIKPNMPWLLDAAICVALDLVVSLLIFLQQFLLTQTLNLNIVYNRSYYSICITPFSETQLTVMQKIMEITWMQVKESK, encoded by the exons ATGGAGtttcccttctttttctcctCACTTGG TGATGTGTTCAACCTTGTTGGATGCCTTCTGGAACCTGCAACG TTGCCAACTCAGTTCTACACTGCTCTG CTCTATACAGCTAGTACTGTGGTTCTAGTACTTGAAAGTATATACTATGATTATATCTATAGGTGGTGGAAATGTAGACGGATCAAAGCTGACAACATG GTTGAAGATGAGAAAAAACCATTGAAGGCTGGGAAACCTGGCTCAGGCATTCCCATTCCTAGGGCCTCACAAAAACCCAATCCTCGCAGGGAGTATTACTACAT GTCGGCTAGATCTTTGGCTGGCAGTGGCACTCCACCTATCCGAACATATATGAGAGCAGCTAAAAGTGGCCCTTCAGCTATGGAACTCGACAGTGGTTCCTCCTCAGAAGATGAATCAGCTCATGTTTCATCCAAAAAGTCCGCCACTCAACCTAGGCCAATCCCAAGATCC GTTGCAAATTATGGTACATTTCTAGCTGCCTCAATCAACTTGCCTTTAGGAAGTAAGGCATGGATGGAAGCAAGATCTGGCTTTACCAGTCGAAGACTATTACAT GAACACAGTATGAGCCACAGCACCTTTGGGCAGTGGCTGGGATGGCTAATGGCCGCCATATACATGGGCGGCCGAATCCCTCAGATATGGTTAAAT ATCAAAAGAGGCAGTGTTGAG GGCTTGAATCCTCTCATGTTCATCTTTGCACTGATAGCTAATGCTACATATGTGGCAAG TATTCTAGTGAGAACCAGTGAATGGGAAAACATTAAGCCTAACATGCCATGGCTGCTGGATGCTGCAATTTGCGTGGCACTCGACTTAGTTGTATCCTTGTTGATTTTCTTACAACAATTTCTGCTTACACAAACATTAAACCTTAACATTGTTTATAACAGATCATATTACAGTATATGTATTACTCCTTTTTCAGAGACACAGTTAACAGTGATGCAGAAGATTATGGAGATCACATGGATGCAAGTAAAAGAATCTAAATGA
- the LOC107945671 gene encoding uncharacterized protein isoform X5, with product MEFPFFFSSLGDVFNLVGCLLEPATLPTQFYTALLYTASTVVLVLESIYYDYIYRWWKCRRIKADNMVEDEKKPLKAGKPGSGIPIPRASQKPNPRREYYYMSARSLAGSGTPPIRTYMRAAKSGPSAMELDSGSSSEDESAHVSSKKSATQPRPIPRSVANYGTFLAASINLPLGSKAWMEARSGFTSRRLLHSLLQEHSMSHSTFGQWLGWLMAAIYMGGRIPQIWLNIKRGSVEGLNPLMFIFALIANATYVASILVRTSEWENIKPNMPWLLDAAICVALDLVVSLLIFLQQFLLTQTLNLNIVYNRSYYSICITPFSETQLTVMQKIMEITWMQVKESK from the exons ATGGAGtttcccttctttttctcctCACTTGG TGATGTGTTCAACCTTGTTGGATGCCTTCTGGAACCTGCAACG TTGCCAACTCAGTTCTACACTGCTCTG CTCTATACAGCTAGTACTGTGGTTCTAGTACTTGAAAGTATATACTATGATTATATCTATAGGTGGTGGAAATGTAGACGGATCAAAGCTGACAACATG GTTGAAGATGAGAAAAAACCATTGAAGGCTGGGAAACCTGGCTCAGGCATTCCCATTCCTAGGGCCTCACAAAAACCCAATCCTCGCAGGGAGTATTACTACAT GTCGGCTAGATCTTTGGCTGGCAGTGGCACTCCACCTATCCGAACATATATGAGAGCAGCTAAAAGTGGCCCTTCAGCTATGGAACTCGACAGTGGTTCCTCCTCAGAAGATGAATCAGCTCATGTTTCATCCAAAAAGTCCGCCACTCAACCTAGGCCAATCCCAAGATCC GTTGCAAATTATGGTACATTTCTAGCTGCCTCAATCAACTTGCCTTTAGGAAGTAAGGCATGGATGGAAGCAAGATCTGGCTTTACCAGTCGAAGACTATTACAT TCTCTGTTGCAGGAACACAGTATGAGCCACAGCACCTTTGGGCAGTGGCTGGGATGGCTAATGGCCGCCATATACATGGGCGGCCGAATCCCTCAGATATGGTTAAAT ATCAAAAGAGGCAGTGTTGAG GGCTTGAATCCTCTCATGTTCATCTTTGCACTGATAGCTAATGCTACATATGTGGCAAG TATTCTAGTGAGAACCAGTGAATGGGAAAACATTAAGCCTAACATGCCATGGCTGCTGGATGCTGCAATTTGCGTGGCACTCGACTTAGTTGTATCCTTGTTGATTTTCTTACAACAATTTCTGCTTACACAAACATTAAACCTTAACATTGTTTATAACAGATCATATTACAGTATATGTATTACTCCTTTTTCAGAGACACAGTTAACAGTGATGCAGAAGATTATGGAGATCACATGGATGCAAGTAAAAGAATCTAAATGA